The following coding sequences are from one Salvia hispanica cultivar TCC Black 2014 chromosome 3, UniMelb_Shisp_WGS_1.0, whole genome shotgun sequence window:
- the LOC125216589 gene encoding calcineurin B-like protein 7 isoform X1, translating into MGCFHSKSPKHTPGYEEPIILAAETLFSVSEVEALYELYKKISSSITDDGLIHKEEFQLALFRNRNKRNLFADRVFDIFDYKRNGVIEFGEFVRSLGIFHPNASVADKVSFAFRVYDLRSTGFIEREELREMVLALLHESDVVLSEEYIEMIVNKLYLMMQTFDDADKKGDGKIDLDEWKEFVSQNPSLIKNMTLPYLKDITLAFPSFVVRSEVEDSDL; encoded by the exons ATGGGCTGCTTCCACTCTAAATCCCCAAAACACACCCCTGGTTACGAGGAGCCCATTATCCTCGCTGCTGAGACACTCT TTTCTGTCAGTGAAGTAGAGGCTTTATACGAACTGTATAAGAAGATAAGTAGCTCCATAACTGACGACGGCCTCATTCACAAG GAAGAATTCCAGCTTGCTCTCTTCAGGAACAGAAACAAGAGAAATCTATTTGCAGACAGG gtatttgatatatttgacTACAAACGCAATGGAGTGATTGAATTTGGAGAATTTGTCCGGTCGTTAGGAATATTTCACCCTAATGCATCAGTTGCAGACAAAGTTTCAT TTGCATTTAGAGTGTATGATCTGAGGAGCACAGGTTTCATCGAAAGGGAAGAG TTGAGAGAGATGGTATTGGCACTATTACACGAATCAGATGTAGTTCTTTCGGAGGAATACATAGAGATGATCGTGAACAAG TTGTATCTTATGATGCAGACATTTGACGATGCAGATAAGAAAGGCGATGGAAAGATTGACCTAGATGAGTGGAAGGAATTTGTATCCCAAAATCCATCCCTTATCAAGAATATGACACTTCCATATCTAAA GGATATAACACTAGCATTTCCTAGCTTCGTGGTACGCTCTGAAGTGGAGGACTCGGACTTGTGA
- the LOC125213082 gene encoding pentatricopeptide repeat-containing protein At3g49240, mitochondrial, which produces MALSKPSFLNQLVRALTAPRRPAPPQAYLPLRHFSFATPEEAAAERRKRKRRLRIEPPLSALRHQQPRSAPAPQNPNAPKLPEPVSALSGSRLNLHNKILTLIRENDLEEAALFTRHSVYSNCRPTIYTCNAVMAAQLRQGKLSELLTLHRFITQAGIAANVVTYNILLTLYLDSRKIDLALEQYKQLINDAPFNPSPTTYRILVKGLVDNQQLEKAIEIKNEMETKGFKPDPTIYSYLMAGQANNLNADGVLELYEELKQKLGTDEILDGVIYGNLMKGYFLKGMEAEAMEVYSKVVVENSTVKMNAVSFNFVLEALSKNGKFDVALQLFERMKNEHDPPRKLSVDLGSYNVIVDGYCAEKRFDEAIEVFNSMGEKRCNPDALSYNVLIDQLCSNDKLADAEELYNRMPDTNVNPDEYTFVTLMDTCLKENRLGDAAKYFGKMVESKRRPNLAVYNRLVEELVKAGEVDEAKFFFDLMVPKLRMNDDAYKFIMNALAGVGKHDEVVKIVDGMLREDPGDFTEELEEFVRELLRKEGMEDEVTNLKLQLEKEKAEAAAKAAEEAAKAKASTSLAMADLLSSKSFGKKPDVEELSGEGEEQESVPMAAEVENVVGNAATESAENEGNSVNEKATA; this is translated from the coding sequence ATGGCGCTTTCCAAACCCTCATTTCTCAATCAGCTCGTCAGAGCCCTAACGGCTCCCCGCCGTCCCGCTCCGCCGCAGGCCTATCTCCCTCTCCGCCACTTCTCCTTCGCCACCccggaggaagccgccgccgAGCGTCGCAAGCGCAAGCGCCGCCTCCGCATCGAGCCGCCGCTCTCCGCCCTCCGCCACCAGCAGCCCCGCTCCGCCCCGGCGCCGCAGAACCCCAACGCTCCGAAGCTCCCCGAGCCCGTATCCGCGCTCTCCGGCAGCCGCCTCAACCTCCACAACAAGATCCTCACGCTCATACGCGAGAACGATCTCGAGGAGGCCGCGCTCTTCACGCGCCACTCCGTCTACTCCAATTGCCGTCCCACCATCTACACCTGCAATGCGGTGATGGCTGCGCAGCTTCGCCAGGGGAAATTGTCCGAGCTCCTCACGCTCCACCGCTTCATCACGCAAGCCGGCATAGCCGCTAATGTCGTCACGTACAATATCCTCCTTACTCTTTATCTCGATAGTCGGAAAATCGATTTAGCTCTAGAGCAATACAAGCAGCTGATTAATGATGCTCCGTTCAATCCATCGCCCACAACTTATCGCATTTTGGTTAAGGGGTTAGTAGATAACCAGCAACTCGAAAAGGCAATTGAGATTAAGAACGAAATGGAGACGAAGGGGTTTAAGCCGGATCCTACTATCTATTCCTATTTGATGGCAGGTCAAGCAAACAATTTGAATGCAGATGGGGTTTTGGAGTTGTATGAggaattgaagcaaaaattgGGGACAGATGAGATCTTGGATGGGGTGATATACGGGAATTTGATGAAAGGCTACTTTTTGAAGGGGATGGAAGCAGAGGCCATGGAGGTGTATAGCAAGGTGGTTGTTGAAAATTCAACCGTTAAGATGAATGCTGTCTCgttcaattttgttttggaGGCTTTGAGCAAGAATGGGAAGTTTGACGTGGCATTACAGTTGTTCGAGAGGATGAAGAATGAGCATGACCCTCCGAGGAAGTTGAGTGTGGATTTGGGTAGCTATAATGTTATAGTTGATGGTTATTGTGCAGAGAAGAGATTTGATGAGGCCATTGAGGTTTTCAATAGCATGGGAGAGAAAAGATGCAATCCTGATGCATTGTCGTATAATGTGCTGATTGATCAGTTGTGTAGTAACGACAAACTGGCTGATGCGGAGGAGCTGTACAATAGGATGCCAGATACGAATGTGAATCCGGATGAATATACCTTTGTTACGCTTATGGATACTTGCTTGAAGGAGAATAGGTTAGGTGATGCAGCTAAATACTTTGGGAAAATGGTTGAGTCAAAACGTAGACCGAACTTGGCAGTTTATAACAGGCTTGTTGAGGAGCTGGTTAAGGCTGGCGAGGTTGATGAGGCGAAGTTTTTCTTTGACTTGATGGTGCCAAAGCTGAGGATGAATGATGATGCATACAAGTTCATCATGAATGCGCTAGCTGGGGTTGGGAAGCATGATGAAGTGGTGAAGATTGTTGATGGAATGTTGAGGGAGGATCCCGGGGATTTCACCGAGGAGTTGGAAGAGTTTGTTAGGGAATTGTTGAGGAAGGAAGGGATGGAGGATGAGGTGACAAATCTTAAATTGCAGTTGGAGAAGGAGAAAGCTGAGGCTGCTGCTAAAGCTGCTGAAGAAGCTGCGAAAGCTAAGGCCAGTACTAGCCTTGCTATGGCTGATTTGTTGTCTTCTAAGTCGTTTGGAAAGAAGCCGGATGTGGAAGAACTGTCAGGTGAAGGCGAAGAGCAGGAATCTGTTCCCATGGCCGCTGAAGTGGAGAATGTAGTGGGGAATGCTGCCACTGAATCAGCAGAAAATGAAGGAAACAGTGTAAATGAGAAAGCAACTGCTTGA
- the LOC125213083 gene encoding E3 ubiquitin-protein ligase SINAT3-like codes for MATIEIQSVECVPASDGVEDEEISSQTHPNNQYPSKPHILLSSAIAPTSVHELLECPVCTNFMYPPIHQCHNGHTLCSTCKTRVHNRCPTCRQELGDIRCLALEKVAESLELPCRYYSLGCPEIFPYYSKLKHEAICNFRPYSCPYAGSECIVTGDIPHLVAHLRDDHKVDMHTGFTFNHRYVKSNPREVENATWMLTVFNCFGQYFCLHFEAFQLGMAPVYMAFLRFMGDEVEARNYSYSLEVGANGRKLTWEGTPRSIRDSHRKVRDSHDGLIIQRNMALFFSGGDKKELKLRVTGRIWKEQQNLDAAGACVPNISI; via the exons ATGGCAACAATTGAAATACAAAGTGTGGAGTGTGTGCCTGCATCAGATGGAGTTGAAGATGAAGAGATTTCTTCACAGACTCACCCCAATAACCAGTATCCTTCAAAACcccacattttattatcttcCGCAATTGCCCCTACTAGTGTTCATGAATTGCTGGAGTGCCCTGTTTGCACTAATTTCATGTACCCTCCAATCCATCAG TGTCACAATGGGCATACTCTCTGTTCGACTTGCAAGACACGGGTGCATAACCGGTGCCCTACCTGCAGACAAGAGCTAGGGGATATCAGGTGCTTGGCTCTAGAGAAGGTTGCAGAGTCGCTAGAGCTGCCCTGTAGGTACTACTCGCTAGGCTGCCCGGAGATATTCCCATACTACAGCAAACTCAAACACGAAGCCATTTGTAATTTCCGACCATATAGTTGTCCATATGCTGGATCGGAGTGTATAGTAACAGGGGACATTCCTCATCTCGTTGCTCACTTGAGAGATGACCATAAAGTGGACATGCACACGGGATTCACGTTCAATCACCGATATGTGAAGTCCAATCCTCGTGAAGTAGAAAACGCAACATGGATGTTGACT GTATTCAATTGTTTTGGGCAATATTTCTGCCTTCACTTCGAAGCATTTCAGCTGGGAATGGCACCTGTTTACATGGCGTTCCTACGTTTCATGGGTGACGAAGTTGAAGCCCGCAACTATAGCTACAGCCTAGAGGTAGGAGCAAATGGTAGAAAGCTCACGTGGGAAGGCACCCCACGAAGCATTAGAGATAGTCATCGCAAGGTCAGGGATAGCCATGACGGTCTTATCATCCAACGCAACATGGCACTCTTCTTCTCCGGAGGCGACAAGAAGGAGCTTAAGCTCAGAGTTACTGGAAGGATCTGGAAGGAACAGCAGAACCTAGATGCTGCAGGGGCTTGTGTGCCTAATATTTCTATCTAA
- the LOC125212635 gene encoding LEAF RUST 10 DISEASE-RESISTANCE LOCUS RECEPTOR-LIKE PROTEIN KINASE-like 2.7 isoform X1 → MISSDQSLITLSLFLILSVHSLFESCDAICTSSSCGIIPNISFPFRLKGDPKNCGDPRFELSCENNVTSISLNSHKYYVQTFNYTNNDDYTMRLVDASINNDDICSFPTYSLSAYDFTFDNPNSLPYLFPINPLPINLISCPNPLRNSSIFTDITTHCVSNSSQHHSYAYIKVGNMMASEMPYTCKLDSVAMTSWHKFKDLKNVSLSEIHESLLYGFELTICPACGTSEVSLFRELLPILVVILSCVGMFCAVVNPPVFSICGLGAVSLLLFHIVLLLIYKIANTGPNQRSDPFDYGLPFSILYRIATHILYSPKLIYVSPLNPLLAEIAVAIGLIVSLLRIIIFPFVLWLLIYKFRRRHLSEYNAIESFLQSDNKLSPIRYSYSDIKRMTRGFQEKLGEGGYGCVYKGKLRSGHHVAVKMLGKSGGNGQDFINEISTIGRVHHVNVVQLIGYCAQGSKRGLVFDFMPNGSLEKYLFNREKMNYLNWNTKFDIAVGIAQGIEYLHRGCDIQILHFDIKPHNILLDQNFIPKISDFGLAKLYSAEKKVVTLTAARGTIGYVAPELINRGIGGVSSKADVYSFGMLLMEMVGLNRVMKENKDDSTKYFPNWIYDHIKQGREIEIERVEENSGNDENERVRKITIVALWCIQMNPDDRPSMNQVLQMLEGDVDRLQIPEVPSLQSTQISSSQSTQIAGSEEESWLTDATDSVSLLHHNNAGNIEITIA, encoded by the exons ATGATATCAAGTGATCAAAGCCTCATCACTTTATCtctcttcttgattctttcaGTCCATAGTTTGTTTGAATCTTGTGACGCCATATGCACTTCTTCTTCGTGCGGAATCATTCCCAACATCAGCTTCCCTTTCCGCCTCAAGGGCGACCCCAAGAATTGCGGTGATCCAAGATTTGAATTATCATGTGAAAATAATGTGACCTCCATCTCCCTTAACTCTCACAAATACTATGTCCAAACATTCAACTACACCAACAATGATGACTACACCATGAGGCTGGTTGATGCTTCCATAAACAACGACGACATCTGCTCGTTTCCCACCTACTCCTTATCTGCCTATGACTTCACCTTTGATAATCCTAATAGTCTTCCCTACCTATTCCCGATTAATCCCCTGCCTATAAACTTGATAAGCTGCCCAAATCCATTGAGGAATTCATCCATTTTTACTGATATAACTACTCATTGTGTCTCTAACTCATCCCAACATCACAGTTATGCTTATATCAAAGTCGGCAATATGATGGCCTCAGAGATGCCATACACTTGTAAATTAGACTCCGTAGCGATGACATCCTGGCATAAATTTAAGGATTTGAAGAATGTTTCGCTTTCAGAAATCCATGAGTCCCTCTTGTATGGATTTGAACTCACCATCTGCCCCGCGTGTGGAACGTCCGAAGTCTCGTTATTTCGGG AGCTTCTCCCAATCCTTGTGGTCATTCTATCAT GTGTAGGTATGTTTTGTGCAGTAGTAAACCCTCCTGTATTCAGCATATGTGGATTAGGCGCTGTATCACTACTCTTATTTCATATTGTATTGCTATTGATCTATAAAATAGCAAATACCG GGCCTAATCAAAGAAGTGACCCATTCGATTATGGATTACCGTTCAGTATACTATATCGAATAGCAACCCATATACTATACTCAC CTAAACTTATTTATGTCTCGCCATTGAACCCACTGCTCGCCGAAATAGCAGTTGCCATCG GCTTGATCGTCTCGCTATTGAGGattatcatttttccttttgtgtTGTGGCTTTTGATCTACAAATTCCGAAGAAGACATTTGTCCGAATATAACGCTATAGAATCATTCCTGCAGAGTGATAATAAACTCTCACCAATCAGATATTCATATTCGGATATAAAGAGAATGACAAGAggttttcaagaaaaactagGTGAAGGAGGCTATGGTTGTGTTTACAAAGGAAAGCTTCGAAGTGGACATCATGTAGCAGTCAAAATGCTTGGAAAATCGGGAGGAAATGGGCAAGactttataaatgaaatatcaaCTATTGGAAGGGTACATCACGTTAATGTGGTGCAACTTATTGGATATTGTGCTCAAGGCTCCAAGCGTGGCCTCGTCTTTGATTTCATGCCCAATGGTTCTCTTGAAAAGTACCTCTTCAATCGAGAAAAGATGAATTACTTAAACTGGAATACAAAGTTCGATATTGCCGTTGGAATAGCTCAAGGAATTGAATATTTGCATCGAGGGTGTGATATCCAAATTCTTCATTTTGACATCAAGCCTCACAACATTCTCCTCGATCAGAACTTCATCCCCAAAATATCTGATTTCGGGCTAGCCAAGTTATACTCTGCAGAGAAGAAGGTAGTTACGTTAACGGCCGCTAGAGGAACCATAGGATATGTTGCTCCAGAACTAATCAACCGGGGTATAGGCGGAGTCTCTTCCAAGGCGGATGTGTATAGTTTTGGGATGCTGCTGATGGAAATGGTCGGCTTAAACAGAGTGATGAAGGAAAACAAAGATGATTCTACAAAGTATTTCCCAAATTGGATATATGACCACATTAAGCAAGGCAGGGAGATTGAAATTGAAAGGGTGGAGGAGAACAGTGGtaatgatgagaatgagagGGTTCGGAAGATAACAATAGTTGCGTTATGGTGTATACAAATGAATCCAGATGATCGTCCATCAATGAATCAAGTGTTGCAAATGTTAGAAGGTGATGTTGACCGGTTGCAGATTCCAGAGGTTCCATCATTACAATCAACCcaaatttcatcatcacaATCAACACAAATTGCTGGAAGTGAGGAAGAGAGTTGGCTTACAGATGCAACTGATTCTGTATCATTGCTCCATCATAACAATGCCGGCAACATTGAGATTACTATTGCATGA
- the LOC125212700 gene encoding rust resistance kinase Lr10-like isoform X2: protein MLEKSGGNGQDFMNEIATIGRIHHVNVVQLIGYCAQGSKRGLVFDFMPNGSLEKYLFNREMMNYLNWNTKFDIAVGIARGIEYLHQGCDIQILHFDIKPHNILLDQNFIPKISDFGLAKLYSTEKKVVTLTAARGTIGYVAPELINRGIGGVSSKADVYSFGMLLMEMVGLNRMMKGNKDDSTKYFPNWIYDRIKQGREIEIESVEENSGNDENEKVRKITIVALWCIQMNPDDRPSMNKVLQMLEGDVECLQIPEVPSSQSTQISSSQSTQIAGNEEESWLTDATDSVSLLHHNNAINFEITIA from the coding sequence ATGCTGGAAAAATCCGGAGGAAATGGACAAGACTTTATGAATGAAATAGCAACTATTGGAAGGATACATCATGTCAATGTGGTGCAACTTATTGGATATTGTGCACAAGGATCCAAGCGTGGCCTCGTCTTTGATTTCATGCCCAATGGTTCTCTTGAAAAGTACCTCTTCAATCGAGAAATGATGAATTACTTAAATTGGAATACAAAGTTTGATATTGCCGTTGGAATAGCTCGAGGAATTGAATATTTGCATCAAGGGTGTGATATCCAGATTCTTCATTTTGACATCAAGCCTCACAACATACTCCTCGACCAGAACTTCATCCCCAAAATATCGGATTTCGGGCTAGCCAAGTTGTATTCCACCGAGAAGAAGGTAGTTACGTTAACAGCCGCTAGAGGAACCATAGGATATGTTGCTCCAGAACTAATCAACCGGGGTATAGGCGGAGTCTCTTCTAAGGCGGATGTGTATAGTTTTGGGATGCTGCTGATGGAAATGGTCGGCTTAAACAGAATGATGAAGGGAAACAAAGATGATTCTACAAAGTATTTCCCAAATTGGATATATGACCGCATTAAGCAAGGTAGGGAGATTGAAATTGAAAGTGTGGAGGAAAACAGTGGtaatgatgagaatgagaagGTTCGGAAGATAACAATAGTTGCGTTATGGTGTATACAAATGAATCCGGATGATCGTCCATCAATGAATAAAGTGTTGCAAATGTTAGAAGGTGATGTGGAGTGTCTGCAGATTCCAGAGGTTCCATCATCACAATCAACCcaaatttcatcatcacaATCAACACAAATTGCTGGAAATGAGGAAGAGAGTTGGCTTACAGATGCAACTGATTCTGTATCATTGCTCCATCATAACAATGCCATCAACTTTGAGATTACTATTGCATGA
- the LOC125212700 gene encoding uncharacterized protein LOC125212700 isoform X1 has protein sequence MISTHQNLITSSLFLILFLSLHSLFETCDAKCTPFCGIIHNISSPFRLNTDPKKCGRYALACENNVTSISLNSHQYYVKAINYTGYGDEPTIRVVDASINKDDICSFPTFAIYAHSFIHDHPNPIPYLENDNSLPINFISCPNPLRNTSLFTDITTRCVSYSSHHHKYAYIKVGHMKASEVPYTCGVDLIAMTSWHNFKDLNNVSLSEIHESLLYGYELTICPWCDGETPSKLGLVIILVVVAGLLCAAVSPPLFFVCGFGTVSLLVYLLIFLLIHIHSPEADQGSSMPSEQWLLVIGLLIFLPRFILFPLAFWLFISKFRRRHLSEYNTIESFLQSDNKLSPI, from the exons ATGATCTCAACCCATCAAAACCTCATCACTTCATCTCTCTTCTTGATTCTGTTTCTCTCACTCCATAGTTTGTTTGAAACTTGTGATGCCAAATGCACTCCTTTTTGTGGCATCATTCACAATATCAGCTCCCCTTTCCGCCTCAACACTGACCCCAAAAAGTGCGGAAGATATGCGTTAGCCTGTGAAAATAATGTGACCTCCATCTCCCTTAATTCTCACCAATACTATGTCAAAGCAATCAACTACACTGGCTACGGAGATGAGCCCACCATCAGGGTGGTTGATGCTTCCATAAACAAAGACGACATCTGCTCGTTTCCCACCTTTGCAATATATGCCCATAGCTTCATCCATGATCATCCTAATCCTATTCCCTACCTGGAAAATGATAACTCCTTACCTATAAACTTTATAAGCTGCCCAAATCCGTTGAGAAATACATCCCTTTTCACAGATATCACTACTCGTTGTGTCTCTTATTCATCCCATCATCACAAATATGCTTATATCAAGGTCGGCCACATGAAGGCCTCAGAGGTTCCATACACCTGTGGAGTAGACCTCATAGCGATGACATCCTGGCATAATTTCAAGGATTTGAACAATGTTTCGCTTTCAGAAATCCATGAGTCCCTCTTGTATGGATATGAACTCACCATCTGCCCCTGGTGTGATGGTGAAACACCCAGTAAATTGG GGCTTGTCATAATTCTTGTGGTCGTTGCAG GTTTGTTGTGCGCAGCGGTAAGCCCTCCTTTGTTCTTCGTCTGTGGATTCGGCACTGTATCACTACTCGTTTATCTGCTTATATTTCTATTGATCCATATACATAGCCCCG AGGCCGACCAAGGTTCCTCGATGCCTAGTGAACAATGGTTACTCGTCATAG GCCTCCTCATCTTTTTACCAAGGTTTATCCTATTTCCTTTGGCATTCTGGCTTTTCATCTCCAAATTCCGAAGAAGGCATTTGTCCGAATATAACACTATAGAATCCTTCCTCCAAAGTGATAATAAACTCTCACCAATCTGA
- the LOC125216589 gene encoding calcineurin B-like protein 4 isoform X2, with protein sequence MGCFHSKSPKHTPGYEEPIILAAETLFSVSEVEALYELYKKISSSITDDGLIHKEEFQLALFRNRNKRNLFADRVFDIFDYKRNGVIEFGEFVRSLGIFHPNASVADKVSFAFRVYDLRSTGFIEREELREMVLALLHESDVVLSEEYIEMIVNKTFDDADKKGDGKIDLDEWKEFVSQNPSLIKNMTLPYLK encoded by the exons ATGGGCTGCTTCCACTCTAAATCCCCAAAACACACCCCTGGTTACGAGGAGCCCATTATCCTCGCTGCTGAGACACTCT TTTCTGTCAGTGAAGTAGAGGCTTTATACGAACTGTATAAGAAGATAAGTAGCTCCATAACTGACGACGGCCTCATTCACAAG GAAGAATTCCAGCTTGCTCTCTTCAGGAACAGAAACAAGAGAAATCTATTTGCAGACAGG gtatttgatatatttgacTACAAACGCAATGGAGTGATTGAATTTGGAGAATTTGTCCGGTCGTTAGGAATATTTCACCCTAATGCATCAGTTGCAGACAAAGTTTCAT TTGCATTTAGAGTGTATGATCTGAGGAGCACAGGTTTCATCGAAAGGGAAGAG TTGAGAGAGATGGTATTGGCACTATTACACGAATCAGATGTAGTTCTTTCGGAGGAATACATAGAGATGATCGTGAACAAG ACATTTGACGATGCAGATAAGAAAGGCGATGGAAAGATTGACCTAGATGAGTGGAAGGAATTTGTATCCCAAAATCCATCCCTTATCAAGAATATGACACTTCCATATCTAAAGTAA
- the LOC125212635 gene encoding LEAF RUST 10 DISEASE-RESISTANCE LOCUS RECEPTOR-LIKE PROTEIN KINASE-like 2.1 isoform X2, which translates to MISSDQSLITLSLFLILSVHSLFESCDAICTSSSCGIIPNISFPFRLKGDPKNCGDPRFELSCENNVTSISLNSHKYYVQTFNYTNNDDYTMRLVDASINNDDICSFPTYSLSAYDFTFDNPNSLPYLFPINPLPINLISCPNPLRNSSIFTDITTHCVSNSSQHHSYAYIKVGNMMASEMPYTCKLDSVAMTSWHKFKDLKNVSLSEIHESLLYGFELTICPACGTSEVSLFRVVNPPVFSICGLGAVSLLLFHIVLLLIYKIANTGPNQRSDPFDYGLPFSILYRIATHILYSPKLIYVSPLNPLLAEIAVAIGLIVSLLRIIIFPFVLWLLIYKFRRRHLSEYNAIESFLQSDNKLSPIRYSYSDIKRMTRGFQEKLGEGGYGCVYKGKLRSGHHVAVKMLGKSGGNGQDFINEISTIGRVHHVNVVQLIGYCAQGSKRGLVFDFMPNGSLEKYLFNREKMNYLNWNTKFDIAVGIAQGIEYLHRGCDIQILHFDIKPHNILLDQNFIPKISDFGLAKLYSAEKKVVTLTAARGTIGYVAPELINRGIGGVSSKADVYSFGMLLMEMVGLNRVMKENKDDSTKYFPNWIYDHIKQGREIEIERVEENSGNDENERVRKITIVALWCIQMNPDDRPSMNQVLQMLEGDVDRLQIPEVPSLQSTQISSSQSTQIAGSEEESWLTDATDSVSLLHHNNAGNIEITIA; encoded by the exons ATGATATCAAGTGATCAAAGCCTCATCACTTTATCtctcttcttgattctttcaGTCCATAGTTTGTTTGAATCTTGTGACGCCATATGCACTTCTTCTTCGTGCGGAATCATTCCCAACATCAGCTTCCCTTTCCGCCTCAAGGGCGACCCCAAGAATTGCGGTGATCCAAGATTTGAATTATCATGTGAAAATAATGTGACCTCCATCTCCCTTAACTCTCACAAATACTATGTCCAAACATTCAACTACACCAACAATGATGACTACACCATGAGGCTGGTTGATGCTTCCATAAACAACGACGACATCTGCTCGTTTCCCACCTACTCCTTATCTGCCTATGACTTCACCTTTGATAATCCTAATAGTCTTCCCTACCTATTCCCGATTAATCCCCTGCCTATAAACTTGATAAGCTGCCCAAATCCATTGAGGAATTCATCCATTTTTACTGATATAACTACTCATTGTGTCTCTAACTCATCCCAACATCACAGTTATGCTTATATCAAAGTCGGCAATATGATGGCCTCAGAGATGCCATACACTTGTAAATTAGACTCCGTAGCGATGACATCCTGGCATAAATTTAAGGATTTGAAGAATGTTTCGCTTTCAGAAATCCATGAGTCCCTCTTGTATGGATTTGAACTCACCATCTGCCCCGCGTGTGGAACGTCCGAAGTCTCGTTATTTCGGG TAGTAAACCCTCCTGTATTCAGCATATGTGGATTAGGCGCTGTATCACTACTCTTATTTCATATTGTATTGCTATTGATCTATAAAATAGCAAATACCG GGCCTAATCAAAGAAGTGACCCATTCGATTATGGATTACCGTTCAGTATACTATATCGAATAGCAACCCATATACTATACTCAC CTAAACTTATTTATGTCTCGCCATTGAACCCACTGCTCGCCGAAATAGCAGTTGCCATCG GCTTGATCGTCTCGCTATTGAGGattatcatttttccttttgtgtTGTGGCTTTTGATCTACAAATTCCGAAGAAGACATTTGTCCGAATATAACGCTATAGAATCATTCCTGCAGAGTGATAATAAACTCTCACCAATCAGATATTCATATTCGGATATAAAGAGAATGACAAGAggttttcaagaaaaactagGTGAAGGAGGCTATGGTTGTGTTTACAAAGGAAAGCTTCGAAGTGGACATCATGTAGCAGTCAAAATGCTTGGAAAATCGGGAGGAAATGGGCAAGactttataaatgaaatatcaaCTATTGGAAGGGTACATCACGTTAATGTGGTGCAACTTATTGGATATTGTGCTCAAGGCTCCAAGCGTGGCCTCGTCTTTGATTTCATGCCCAATGGTTCTCTTGAAAAGTACCTCTTCAATCGAGAAAAGATGAATTACTTAAACTGGAATACAAAGTTCGATATTGCCGTTGGAATAGCTCAAGGAATTGAATATTTGCATCGAGGGTGTGATATCCAAATTCTTCATTTTGACATCAAGCCTCACAACATTCTCCTCGATCAGAACTTCATCCCCAAAATATCTGATTTCGGGCTAGCCAAGTTATACTCTGCAGAGAAGAAGGTAGTTACGTTAACGGCCGCTAGAGGAACCATAGGATATGTTGCTCCAGAACTAATCAACCGGGGTATAGGCGGAGTCTCTTCCAAGGCGGATGTGTATAGTTTTGGGATGCTGCTGATGGAAATGGTCGGCTTAAACAGAGTGATGAAGGAAAACAAAGATGATTCTACAAAGTATTTCCCAAATTGGATATATGACCACATTAAGCAAGGCAGGGAGATTGAAATTGAAAGGGTGGAGGAGAACAGTGGtaatgatgagaatgagagGGTTCGGAAGATAACAATAGTTGCGTTATGGTGTATACAAATGAATCCAGATGATCGTCCATCAATGAATCAAGTGTTGCAAATGTTAGAAGGTGATGTTGACCGGTTGCAGATTCCAGAGGTTCCATCATTACAATCAACCcaaatttcatcatcacaATCAACACAAATTGCTGGAAGTGAGGAAGAGAGTTGGCTTACAGATGCAACTGATTCTGTATCATTGCTCCATCATAACAATGCCGGCAACATTGAGATTACTATTGCATGA